In Niveispirillum cyanobacteriorum, the following proteins share a genomic window:
- a CDS encoding MlaA family lipoprotein has translation MSRLSATHLLHRTALATALALAVTAVPVAAQDNAAAPSPALNVDNAALVAAGPAEDVNDPLEPVNRAIFWVNEGLDVVIIRPAAKVYRTVLPTPVQKGVRNVLRNLRSPLDLTNQLLQGDWHGAGDVLRRFTINTTIGLGGLMDVAADHGMPYEYESLDQTLAVWGIPEGPYLVLPLLGPSSVRDATGFVGEYFADPVSNYASNTDQDWITLTRGTLTALDTRAEYIEALDDVKRNSFDYYASMRSLYRQRRDGWIRDGKPDVEQMPDIPDYE, from the coding sequence ATGTCGCGTTTGTCCGCCACCCATCTGCTGCACCGCACCGCGCTGGCCACCGCGCTGGCCCTTGCTGTTACGGCTGTGCCGGTTGCGGCGCAGGATAACGCAGCGGCACCGTCGCCCGCCTTGAACGTGGATAACGCAGCCTTGGTGGCCGCTGGTCCCGCCGAGGATGTGAATGACCCGCTGGAGCCGGTGAACCGGGCCATCTTCTGGGTCAATGAGGGGCTGGATGTCGTGATCATCCGCCCGGCGGCGAAGGTCTACCGCACCGTCCTGCCGACGCCGGTGCAGAAGGGCGTGCGCAATGTCCTGCGCAATCTGCGCTCCCCCCTGGATCTGACGAACCAGCTTTTGCAGGGCGACTGGCATGGGGCGGGCGATGTCCTGCGGCGCTTCACCATCAACACGACCATCGGCCTTGGTGGTCTGATGGATGTGGCTGCCGACCATGGCATGCCTTACGAATATGAAAGCCTGGATCAGACGCTGGCCGTCTGGGGCATTCCGGAGGGGCCGTATCTGGTGCTGCCGCTGCTGGGCCCGTCATCGGTGCGCGACGCCACCGGCTTTGTGGGTGAGTATTTCGCCGATCCGGTGTCGAACTATGCCAGCAACACCGATCAAGACTGGATCACCCTGACCCGTGGCACCCTGACGGCGCTGGATACGCGGGCCGAATATATCGAGGCGCTGGACGATGTGAAGCGCAACAGCTTCGACTATTACGCCTCCATGCGTTCACTTTACCGTCAGCGGCGCGACGGCT
- a CDS encoding lipopolysaccharide biosynthesis protein, translating into MARKTFRSPLTSWFGDDRLRRLFANAGILLGGKTVNAIAGLAGLAIAARALGVEQFGILVLIHTFTQTIGEIAKFQSWQAVLRYGTPALNDGRIGDFQRLLRFTAHLDGWSAIAGTFLSVAVAWALGPSFDWPAELMPAALIYVTSVLFMVQATPTGILRLIDRFDILSVQSTLGAIIRMVGGGIAWVMGGGIVAFLVAWYIATAVAGIYLIAKGWSELRKRGLLDGYSWRGDGKPMSHGFDGVWSFVWSTNLSSTLELAYTHIGTLAVGWMLGPRDAALFRIARQLGEALAKPAKLLIPAIYPELSRMIEARQFGEMRSLIQRSALLAGAGAMLALVICWFIGEIGLRLIVGEEFVPAWPVMMWLVAAAVVGIWSFPLEPVMVSAGEAHKALMVRIWTTAVYIPILLACIHWFGLIGAGWARMFSAILVLVAFLVPVVRWFRQRMAEERNKA; encoded by the coding sequence GTGGCCCGTAAGACGTTCCGTTCTCCCCTCACATCCTGGTTTGGCGATGACCGCCTGCGCCGTCTGTTTGCCAATGCCGGCATCCTGCTGGGCGGCAAGACGGTGAACGCTATTGCCGGCTTGGCGGGACTGGCCATCGCCGCACGCGCGCTGGGGGTGGAACAGTTCGGCATCCTGGTCCTGATCCACACCTTCACCCAGACCATCGGTGAGATCGCCAAATTCCAGAGCTGGCAGGCTGTCCTGCGTTACGGCACCCCCGCGCTGAACGATGGGCGGATCGGTGATTTCCAGCGTCTGCTGCGTTTCACAGCACACCTGGACGGGTGGAGTGCAATCGCCGGCACATTCCTGTCTGTGGCCGTTGCCTGGGCGTTGGGCCCGTCCTTCGACTGGCCGGCGGAACTGATGCCGGCGGCCCTGATCTATGTCACATCGGTCCTGTTTATGGTGCAGGCCACGCCCACGGGCATCCTGCGCCTGATCGACCGGTTCGACATCCTGTCGGTGCAAAGCACGCTGGGGGCCATCATCCGCATGGTGGGCGGCGGCATCGCTTGGGTGATGGGCGGCGGCATCGTGGCCTTCCTCGTGGCCTGGTACATCGCAACCGCCGTCGCCGGTATCTATCTCATCGCCAAGGGCTGGTCGGAACTGCGCAAGCGCGGTTTGCTGGACGGGTATAGCTGGCGTGGCGATGGCAAGCCGATGAGCCATGGATTCGACGGGGTGTGGAGCTTCGTCTGGTCCACCAACCTCTCCTCCACCCTGGAACTGGCCTATACCCATATCGGCACGCTGGCCGTCGGCTGGATGCTGGGCCCACGCGACGCCGCCCTGTTCCGCATCGCCCGGCAATTAGGGGAAGCTCTGGCCAAGCCTGCCAAGCTGCTGATCCCCGCCATTTACCCCGAATTGTCGCGCATGATCGAGGCGCGGCAGTTCGGGGAGATGCGATCTCTGATCCAACGTTCGGCCCTGCTGGCCGGGGCCGGCGCCATGCTGGCGCTGGTCATCTGCTGGTTCATTGGGGAAATCGGCCTGCGGCTGATCGTGGGGGAGGAGTTCGTGCCCGCCTGGCCCGTCATGATGTGGCTGGTGGCCGCCGCCGTGGTCGGTATCTGGTCCTTCCCGCTGGAACCCGTCATGGTTTCGGCAGGTGAGGCGCACAAAGCACTGATGGTGCGCATCTGGACTACGGCGGTCTACATCCCGATCCTTCTGGCCTGCATCCACTGGTTTGGCTTGATTGGCGCCGGCTGGGCCCGCATGTTCTCCGCCATCCTGGTGCTTGTCGCGTTTCTGGTGCCCGTGGTGCGCTGGTTCCGACAGCGGATGGCGGAGGAGCGGAACAAGGCATGA
- a CDS encoding fatty acyl-AMP ligase — MVSPTPSKHALASRLADFATVPEAIEYASRGETGLNFYSGKGELTEALPYAQMYEQGVALARKMLAKGLTKGDRVAIIAESDGDFMRAFTACQFAGLVPAPLPLPAAFGGKDAYIEHIRRMMQGADASAVLSPASLADWVKAAADGLDMKAVGTLSVFDDVDGAGIELPTVGPDDLCYLQFSSGSTRFPLGVAVTQRALMANAYAITHHGLKITAADRCVSWLPLYHDMGLVGFLLTPLVCQVSIDYLPTREFARRPLLWLNLITRNGGTLSYSPSFGYELAARRAETASTEGIDLSTWRGAGIGGDMVRPRVLRKFAETFAPRGFSAGALVPSYGMAEASLALSFAPLGVGLVTDRVDLDRLEGDAVAVPPGPQTEREREFVLNGPVLPGHQIEVRDPDGKVLGEKQVGRLFARGPSLMRDYFNRPEETAAVLSADGWLDTGDLGYICDGQIVITGRAKDLILVNGRNIWPQDLEWSAEHSIDSLRSGDVVAFSVDGDGGEQVVVLVQCRPTQEEARAALAAQVQGVLRAAHGLEVKVVLVPTHSLPQTSSGKLSRTKARQMLLAGEFGANAMLSA; from the coding sequence ATGGTCAGCCCCACTCCTTCCAAGCATGCGCTCGCCTCCCGCCTGGCTGATTTCGCCACGGTTCCGGAAGCGATTGAATACGCGTCGCGCGGGGAAACCGGCCTGAATTTCTATTCCGGCAAGGGTGAACTGACAGAGGCCCTACCCTATGCGCAGATGTATGAACAGGGCGTGGCGCTGGCCCGGAAGATGCTGGCCAAGGGGCTGACGAAGGGCGACCGCGTCGCCATCATCGCTGAGAGCGATGGCGACTTCATGCGCGCCTTTACCGCATGCCAGTTCGCGGGCCTTGTTCCCGCCCCCCTGCCCCTGCCGGCAGCATTCGGTGGCAAGGATGCCTATATCGAACATATCCGGCGCATGATGCAGGGGGCCGATGCCTCCGCCGTCCTGTCGCCCGCGTCGCTGGCCGACTGGGTGAAGGCCGCCGCCGATGGACTGGACATGAAGGCGGTGGGCACACTTTCCGTGTTCGACGATGTCGATGGGGCGGGGATCGAACTGCCGACCGTCGGGCCGGACGATCTCTGCTACCTGCAATTCTCGTCCGGCAGCACGCGCTTCCCCCTGGGCGTGGCCGTGACGCAGCGTGCCCTGATGGCCAATGCCTATGCCATCACCCATCATGGGCTGAAGATCACGGCGGCGGATCGCTGCGTTTCCTGGCTGCCGCTCTATCATGACATGGGGCTGGTCGGGTTCCTGCTGACCCCGCTGGTCTGTCAGGTTTCCATCGACTATCTGCCGACCCGCGAATTTGCCCGCCGTCCGCTCCTGTGGCTGAACCTGATCACCCGCAATGGTGGCACGCTCTCCTACAGCCCCAGCTTCGGGTATGAGCTGGCGGCCCGGCGCGCGGAGACGGCCTCGACCGAAGGGATCGACCTGTCCACCTGGCGCGGTGCCGGCATTGGCGGTGACATGGTGCGCCCGCGCGTGCTGCGCAAGTTCGCGGAAACCTTCGCCCCGCGCGGGTTCAGCGCCGGCGCCCTGGTCCCCTCCTACGGCATGGCAGAGGCGTCGCTGGCCCTGTCCTTCGCCCCGCTTGGCGTTGGGCTGGTCACTGATCGGGTCGATCTGGACCGGCTGGAGGGCGACGCGGTCGCCGTGCCGCCCGGCCCCCAGACGGAGCGTGAGCGTGAATTCGTGCTGAACGGCCCCGTCCTGCCGGGCCACCAGATCGAAGTGCGCGATCCCGATGGCAAGGTGCTGGGTGAAAAGCAGGTGGGCCGCCTGTTTGCCCGCGGCCCCTCGCTGATGCGCGATTATTTCAACCGGCCGGAGGAGACGGCGGCTGTCCTATCCGCCGATGGCTGGCTGGACACGGGCGACCTCGGTTACATCTGCGATGGTCAGATTGTCATCACGGGCCGGGCCAAGGACCTGATCCTGGTCAACGGCCGCAACATCTGGCCGCAGGACCTGGAATGGTCCGCCGAACATTCCATCGACAGCCTGCGCAGCGGCGACGTCGTTGCCTTCTCGGTCGATGGTGACGGCGGGGAACAGGTGGTGGTGCTGGTCCAGTGCCGTCCGACCCAGGAAGAGGCCCGCGCCGCCCTGGCAGCGCAGGTGCAGGGCGTGCTGCGCGCCGCCCACGGGCTGGAGGTGAAGGTGGTGCTGGTGCCCACCCACTCCCTGCCCCAGACCTCGTCCGGCAAGCTGTCGCGCACCAAGGCACGGCAGATGCTGCTGGCTGGTGAGTTCGGCGCCAACGCCATGCTGTCCGCCTGA
- a CDS encoding NAD-dependent epimerase/dehydratase family protein, whose amino-acid sequence MKVAAITGGTGFLGRYIVAALHRAGFAVRMLVRQDPVHPLLDDVRPELVLGDLCDDAALARLVTGADVVIHSAGLIKARDRAQFFAVNEGGSAAIGRAVATHAPGARLLLISSQAATQPHLSHYAASKRAGEVAALAAYGGTDWCVIRPPAIYGPWDRETLSLFKAAAGPVVPVLGGADARLAMVQVEDAADAIAALAIPGGPQGQEFALCDGVAAGYDWTTLLDCAADAVGQRAARVRVPVPILRAIGLAGSITAAVTGKAVMLTLPKTREITHPDWSVASQQMPPESLWKPRVGLREGFAGAAKWYREHRWI is encoded by the coding sequence ATGAAGGTCGCCGCCATCACGGGTGGCACGGGCTTTCTAGGCCGCTACATCGTGGCGGCCCTGCACCGCGCCGGTTTTGCCGTCCGCATGCTGGTGCGTCAGGACCCGGTGCATCCGCTGCTAGACGATGTCCGGCCCGAACTGGTACTCGGCGATCTGTGTGATGATGCAGCCCTGGCAAGGCTGGTCACCGGGGCCGATGTCGTCATCCATAGTGCGGGCCTGATCAAGGCCAGGGACCGGGCACAGTTCTTCGCCGTCAACGAGGGCGGGTCGGCCGCCATCGGCCGTGCCGTCGCCACCCACGCCCCCGGCGCCCGACTGCTGCTGATCTCCAGCCAGGCCGCGACGCAGCCGCACCTGTCCCACTATGCCGCCAGCAAGCGGGCGGGCGAGGTGGCCGCATTGGCAGCCTATGGCGGAACTGATTGGTGCGTCATCCGGCCGCCCGCCATCTATGGCCCCTGGGACCGTGAAACCCTGTCGCTGTTCAAGGCGGCGGCGGGGCCTGTCGTGCCCGTTCTGGGCGGGGCCGATGCGCGGCTTGCCATGGTGCAGGTGGAAGATGCCGCCGACGCCATCGCCGCCCTAGCCATCCCTGGCGGGCCACAGGGGCAGGAATTTGCCCTGTGTGACGGGGTCGCCGCCGGCTATGACTGGACCACGCTGCTGGATTGCGCGGCGGATGCGGTTGGCCAACGCGCGGCCCGTGTCCGGGTCCCTGTCCCGATCCTGCGGGCCATCGGACTGGCCGGCAGCATTACCGCCGCCGTGACCGGCAAGGCGGTAATGCTGACCCTGCCGAAGACGCGGGAAATCACCCATCCCGACTGGTCTGTCGCGTCGCAACAAATGCCGCCTGAATCGCTCTGGAAACCCCGGGTCGGGCTGCGCGAAGGGTTCGCGGGTGCGGCAAAATGGTATCGGGAGCATCGCTGGATCTAG
- a CDS encoding acyl carrier protein: MTTDVNDIVETIIAALVKTLPTPVTVTTETSITRDLGLDSLAVMDFVMVLEDKFDVSIPMERIAEVETIGDLARTISELRGHA; encoded by the coding sequence ATGACTACCGACGTCAACGACATCGTCGAAACCATCATCGCCGCCCTGGTCAAGACCTTGCCAACGCCGGTCACCGTCACGACGGAGACCAGCATCACGCGTGATCTCGGCCTGGATAGCCTGGCTGTCATGGATTTCGTGATGGTGCTCGAGGATAAGTTCGATGTCTCGATCCCGATGGAACGGATCGCGGAAGTCGAAACCATCGGCGACCTGGCCAGGACCATATCGGAACTCCGGGGGCACGCCTGA
- the spt gene encoding serine palmitoyltransferase produces the protein MTILAKYTKLREHYHRIAGAGRDPFTVKFDAMLSPTEGMLNGRRTILLGTNNYLGLTFDQSCIDKGVEALKSFGTGTTGSRIANGSYDGHAALERELAKFYGRENCMVFTTGYQANLGIISTLVGKDDLLFLDSDSHASIYDAAKMTPAQVIRFRHNDPEDLNKRLRRVADHPGNKLVVVEGIYSMLGDVAPLKEFAQVKRENGVYLLVDEAHSMGVLGETGRGLAQEVGVEDDVDFIVGTFSKSLGAVGGFCVSDLPDFDVLRVACRPYMFTASLPPSVIATCLRSLERMQEEPGLRTKLMANSKRLYEGLRNKGFQVGPDVNPIVAVSLPSIELAITFWNRLLEEGLYLNLALPPATPNSQSLLRTSVSAAHTTKQIDTAIELFGKVARQLNVQPALVQTAAE, from the coding sequence ATGACGATCCTTGCCAAGTACACCAAGCTCCGCGAGCATTATCACCGCATTGCCGGCGCCGGCCGTGACCCGTTCACGGTAAAGTTCGACGCCATGCTCTCCCCCACAGAGGGCATGCTGAACGGTCGCCGCACGATCCTGCTCGGCACCAACAACTATCTGGGCCTGACCTTCGACCAGAGCTGCATCGACAAGGGCGTCGAAGCGCTGAAGTCGTTTGGTACTGGCACTACCGGCTCGCGCATCGCCAATGGCAGCTACGACGGGCATGCCGCGCTGGAGCGTGAACTGGCAAAGTTCTATGGCCGTGAAAACTGCATGGTCTTCACGACCGGCTATCAGGCGAACCTGGGCATCATCTCCACCCTTGTGGGCAAGGATGATTTGCTGTTCCTGGATAGCGACAGCCATGCCAGCATCTATGACGCGGCCAAGATGACCCCTGCCCAGGTCATCCGCTTCCGTCACAACGATCCGGAAGATCTGAACAAGCGTCTGCGCCGCGTCGCCGACCATCCTGGCAACAAGCTGGTGGTGGTCGAAGGCATCTATTCGATGCTGGGCGATGTCGCGCCGCTGAAGGAATTCGCTCAGGTTAAGCGCGAGAATGGCGTCTACCTGCTGGTGGATGAGGCCCATTCCATGGGCGTGCTGGGTGAGACCGGCCGTGGTCTGGCGCAGGAAGTGGGCGTTGAGGATGATGTCGACTTCATCGTCGGCACCTTCTCCAAGAGCCTGGGCGCCGTCGGCGGCTTCTGCGTCTCCGACCTGCCGGACTTTGACGTGCTGCGGGTCGCCTGCCGTCCCTACATGTTCACGGCCTCCCTGCCCCCGTCGGTCATCGCCACCTGCCTGCGCTCGCTGGAGCGGATGCAGGAAGAGCCGGGCCTGCGCACCAAGCTGATGGCCAATTCCAAGCGCCTGTATGAGGGCCTGCGGAACAAGGGCTTCCAGGTCGGTCCCGATGTGAATCCGATCGTGGCGGTTTCCCTGCCTTCGATCGAGCTGGCGATCACCTTCTGGAACCGCCTGCTGGAGGAGGGTCTGTATCTGAACCTCGCCCTGCCGCCGGCCACCCCGAACAGCCAGTCCCTGCTGCGCACCAGCGTGAGCGCCGCCCACACGACCAAGCAAATCGATACCGCGATCGAGCTGTTCGGCAAGGTGGCCCGTCAGCTGAACGTGCAGCCGGCCCTGGTTCAGACCGCCGCTGAGTAA
- a CDS encoding RluA family pseudouridine synthase, translating into MSYTAQEMRDRVLYEDDRVIILNKPYGLQVHYGTKCTDHLELYLPLIQGDRPEPPRLAHRLDKETAGCLVLARDVEAAARLGAMFLDGRVRKTYWAVVMGGPKAVEGVIDLPLGKVRVPGTSKMVVDVAAKPALTRWKRLGQSDGLSHMELYPRTGRMHQLRAHCAYMAMPILGDRIYGAEMPPPVPLHLLARSIRFPSLDGAGEIIATAPPPPHMAETLAAMGWA; encoded by the coding sequence ATGTCATACACAGCGCAGGAAATGCGCGATCGGGTTTTGTACGAGGATGACCGAGTCATCATCCTGAACAAACCCTATGGTTTGCAGGTCCATTACGGGACCAAATGCACCGACCATCTGGAACTATACCTGCCCTTGATCCAGGGGGACCGGCCGGAGCCGCCGCGTCTTGCCCATCGGCTGGACAAGGAGACAGCGGGTTGCCTGGTCCTTGCCCGCGATGTGGAGGCGGCGGCGCGGCTTGGCGCCATGTTCCTGGATGGGCGCGTGCGGAAAACCTATTGGGCGGTCGTGATGGGTGGGCCGAAGGCGGTGGAAGGGGTGATCGACCTGCCGCTCGGGAAAGTCCGGGTGCCTGGCACGTCCAAGATGGTGGTGGATGTGGCGGCCAAGCCCGCCCTGACCCGCTGGAAACGGCTGGGACAGTCTGACGGCCTGTCGCATATGGAGCTTTATCCCCGGACGGGGCGCATGCATCAGTTGCGCGCCCATTGCGCCTATATGGCCATGCCGATCCTGGGGGACCGCATCTATGGCGCGGAGATGCCGCCGCCGGTACCGCTGCACCTGCTGGCCCGGTCCATCCGGTTTCCGTCACTGGACGGGGCGGGGGAGATCATTGCGACTGCACCGCCGCCGCCGCATATGGCCGAAACTCTGGCCGCCATGGGATGGGCATAG
- a CDS encoding TonB-dependent receptor family protein: protein MSRSFLLAGACLPALCLSLPAAADMAADPASVVEVVGQRQGSPTAPSVDDARKQINKVAGGVDLVTAEEFRDKYALNLKDMLSGTPGVYAQQRFAEEVRISIRGSGLSRSFHMRGLSLLIDGVPVNLADGSTDFQEIDPRQARYVEVFKGGNALRYGAASLGGAINVVTPTGRTASSANSIAIDGGSFGTIRLAGTASAAGETLDGYVSVNGIRSDGYRQQTAQQTARLAGNVGIKLTDSAETRFYLSANHIQQEVPGTVSRASALDTPRLAPAINNQNDYARDINSVRLSNRTSILLGDEAQLDVGGFLNVKSLFHPIFQVVDQDSQDVGSFIRYTDVGQIGGLRHELVVGLQGRYGHVDALQYVNVRGSRGAKTADGDQYAQQAEAYAESRTSLTPNLTLVAGLQWMTAKRELDNNLNPAQDADKSFHALNPKLGLLYQLDGGTQLYANVSRAEEAPTFSELVQAPVPRFVPLASQKAWTAEVGTRGQSGVFTWDIGLYRSWLRDEYLQFTVNPTIPAGTFNADKTIHQGIEAGLDLTIANKLFASGTGSLVFSQTYMLNDFYFDGDAQFGGNDLAGAPRHLYQGGLILKDGDAWQVGASVEWAADGAWIDYANSLKAPGYDVWSVNGSVQLAKGLRAYAEARNIFKTRYISSISTIANARATGANLNVYYPGEGRSLYAGLKAEF, encoded by the coding sequence ATGTCGCGTTCATTCCTGCTGGCCGGCGCCTGCCTGCCCGCCCTGTGCCTGTCCCTGCCCGCCGCCGCCGATATGGCCGCCGACCCCGCCAGTGTCGTGGAAGTGGTCGGCCAGCGCCAGGGCAGCCCCACCGCCCCGTCCGTCGACGATGCCCGCAAGCAGATCAACAAGGTCGCGGGCGGCGTCGATCTGGTCACGGCGGAGGAATTCCGGGACAAGTACGCCCTGAACCTGAAGGACATGCTGTCCGGCACGCCTGGCGTCTATGCGCAGCAGCGCTTTGCCGAGGAAGTCCGCATTTCCATTCGCGGGTCCGGATTGTCACGCAGTTTCCATATGCGTGGCCTGTCGCTGCTGATCGATGGCGTCCCCGTCAACCTTGCCGATGGCAGCACTGATTTCCAGGAAATCGATCCGCGTCAGGCCCGCTATGTCGAGGTGTTCAAGGGCGGCAATGCCCTGCGCTATGGTGCCGCCAGCCTGGGCGGGGCCATCAATGTCGTCACGCCCACGGGCCGCACGGCCAGCAGCGCCAACAGTATCGCCATTGATGGCGGCAGCTTCGGCACCATTCGTCTGGCCGGCACGGCTTCCGCCGCCGGTGAGACGCTGGACGGCTATGTCAGCGTCAACGGCATCCGGTCGGACGGCTATCGCCAGCAGACCGCGCAGCAGACCGCGCGTCTGGCCGGCAATGTCGGCATTAAGCTGACCGACAGCGCCGAAACCCGCTTCTACCTGTCGGCCAACCATATCCAGCAGGAAGTGCCCGGTACCGTCAGCCGCGCCTCTGCCCTGGACACGCCGCGTCTGGCCCCGGCCATCAATAACCAGAATGACTATGCCCGCGACATCAACTCCGTCCGCCTGTCTAACCGGACCAGCATTCTGTTGGGTGATGAGGCGCAACTGGATGTCGGCGGCTTCCTGAATGTGAAGTCGCTGTTCCACCCGATCTTCCAGGTGGTGGATCAGGATAGCCAGGATGTCGGCAGCTTCATCCGCTATACCGATGTCGGCCAGATCGGCGGTCTACGGCATGAACTGGTGGTGGGCCTGCAGGGCCGCTACGGCCATGTCGATGCCCTGCAATATGTGAATGTCCGCGGCAGCCGGGGGGCAAAGACCGCTGACGGCGACCAGTATGCCCAACAGGCCGAAGCCTATGCCGAAAGCCGCACCTCGCTGACACCGAACCTGACCCTGGTCGCCGGCTTACAATGGATGACGGCCAAGCGAGAGCTGGATAACAACCTGAACCCGGCACAGGACGCGGACAAGAGCTTCCATGCCCTGAACCCCAAGCTGGGCCTGCTTTATCAGCTGGATGGCGGCACCCAGCTTTACGCCAATGTCTCCCGCGCGGAGGAGGCGCCCACCTTCTCCGAGCTGGTGCAGGCCCCCGTGCCGCGCTTCGTGCCGCTGGCGTCGCAAAAGGCCTGGACGGCGGAAGTCGGAACGCGTGGGCAGTCGGGCGTCTTCACCTGGGATATCGGCCTGTACCGGTCCTGGCTGCGCGACGAGTATCTGCAATTCACCGTCAATCCCACCATCCCCGCCGGCACGTTCAATGCCGACAAGACCATCCATCAGGGGATTGAGGCCGGGCTGGACTTGACCATCGCGAACAAGCTGTTCGCGTCAGGCACCGGCAGCCTGGTGTTCAGCCAGACCTATATGCTGAACGATTTCTACTTTGACGGCGACGCGCAGTTCGGTGGCAATGATCTGGCCGGTGCACCGCGTCATCTCTATCAGGGCGGCCTGATCCTGAAGGATGGCGACGCATGGCAGGTCGGGGCCTCTGTCGAATGGGCAGCGGACGGAGCCTGGATCGACTATGCCAACAGCCTGAAGGCCCCCGGCTATGACGTCTGGTCCGTCAATGGCAGTGTGCAGCTGGCCAAGGGTCTGCGCGCCTATGCCGAGGCGCGGAACATCTTCAAGACCCGCTACATCTCGTCCATCAGCACCATCGCCAATGCACGGGCGACCGGTGCCAACCTCAATGTCTATTATCCCGGCGAAGGGCGCTCGCTCTATGCCGGCCTGAAGGCGGAGTTCTGA
- a CDS encoding DUF3293 domain-containing protein translates to MTGFDPKLLSAYQQTSYVALDGKRSATARIMADPQEVDRLLENRGAAEIVFVTAWNPKSKPTAQAANDAAHARLIDILEDEDLDYLPAEMRPASKEWPVEKGVAIFDLPPFDALQLAEMLGQYAIVWQGQGQPAQLLFTRLALG, encoded by the coding sequence ATGACCGGCTTTGATCCCAAGCTCTTGAGCGCGTATCAGCAGACCAGCTACGTCGCGCTCGACGGCAAGCGCAGTGCCACGGCCCGCATCATGGCCGATCCGCAGGAGGTTGACCGCCTGCTGGAAAACCGTGGCGCGGCGGAGATCGTGTTCGTCACCGCCTGGAACCCGAAAAGCAAGCCGACTGCCCAAGCCGCCAATGACGCCGCCCATGCCCGCCTGATCGACATCCTGGAGGATGAGGATCTGGATTATCTGCCCGCCGAAATGCGGCCTGCGTCCAAGGAATGGCCGGTGGAAAAGGGCGTGGCGATTTTTGATCTTCCCCCGTTCGACGCATTGCAACTGGCCGAAATGCTGGGTCAGTATGCCATTGTCTGGCAGGGGCAGGGGCAACCGGCGCAGTTGCTGTTCACCCGGCTGGCGCTGGGGTAA